The Notamacropus eugenii isolate mMacEug1 chromosome Y unlocalized genomic scaffold, mMacEug1.pri_v2 SUPER_Y_unloc_3, whole genome shotgun sequence genome includes a window with the following:
- the LOC140516995 gene encoding olfactory receptor 4P4-like, whose protein sequence is MENHSNVTEFILLGLFMNQDLKMMCFVIFLFCYFAIFLGNFIIFITITCSHLIQQPMYYFLCHLSLMDLSYTSTIVPRLIRDLIAKEKIISFISCMTQLFTAHFLATVEMFILVSMAFDRSVAICKPLHYMIIVNRQRCNTMILMAWGVAFWHAIAQMLMVARLPFCGPNQIDHYIYDVKPLLKLVCADTHIANILVIANSGMVVLTTFLVLVASYVVILYNLRKHSSEGRRKALSTCGSHVMVVVLFFVPCISTYIRPPSASKNDKEFSMFYTVIGPMLNPLIYTLRNTEMKNAMQKVWSNQISLIFK, encoded by the coding sequence ATGGAAAATCACAGCAATGTAACAGAATTCATTCTTTTGGGGCTGTTCATGAATCAAGACCTGAAAATGATGTGTTTTGTAATCTTCTTGTTCTGCTATTTTGCAATTTTCCTGGGGAACTTCATCATTTTTATCACCATTACATGTAGCCATCTGATCCAACAACCCATGTACTATTTCCTGTGTCATTTGTCCTTAATGGATCTGTCATATACATCCACCATAGTCCCTAGGCTCATCAGGGACTTAATTGCTAAAGAAAAAATCATATCcttcattagctgtatgactcagCTCTTTACTGCTCATTTCCTGGCTACTGTGGAGATGTTCATCTTGGTGTCCATGGCCTTTGATCGCTCTGTTGCCATTTGTAAACCCTTACACTACATGATCATAGTGAATCGACAGAGATGTAACACAATGATCCTGATGGCCTGGGGAGTAGCCTTTTGGCATGCCATTGCCCAGATGCTCATGGTAGCTAGGTTGCCATTTTGTGGCCCTAATCAAATAGATCACTATATATATGATGTCAAACCCCTCCTAAAACTTGTCTGTGCAGACACACATATTGCTAACATCTTAGTCATAGCTAACTCTGGTATGGTTGTGTTAACAACTTTTCTTGTCTTGGTGGCATCTTACGTTGTCATACTATACAATCTTAGAAAGCACTCATCAGAAGGTCGGCGCAAAGCCCTTTCCACTTGTGGGTCTCATGTCATGGTTGTTGTTCTGTTCTTTGTTCCCTGCATTTCCACCTATATTCGACCTCCCAGTGCCAGCAAAAATGATAAGGAGTTTTCTATGTTTTACACTGTCATTGGACCCATGCTGAATCCTCTCATCTACACACTAAGAAATACAGAGATGAAGAATGCCATGCAGAAAGTGTGGTCTAACCAAATATCActgatatttaaataa